Proteins from one Dysgonomonas sp. HDW5A genomic window:
- a CDS encoding three component ABC system middle component, which translates to MIKFIGNISTIHNNVFSLTPILLSFYTNLKKRERNILLAYLIFPIVFNQECLKELLEFNSNSRLTRITMNKKIMAGFQENFEYYKQITNNCLQYAVDCNFIEIDDDLSVKVKVANNEMTNVIDPSLNNSMRLASRLHKIFTLDVLNIYIQFGVKHL; encoded by the coding sequence ATGATTAAATTTATTGGCAATATTTCAACTATTCATAATAATGTATTTTCTTTAACTCCAATATTACTTTCGTTTTATACAAACCTAAAAAAGAGAGAAAGAAATATACTTTTGGCATATCTTATTTTTCCTATCGTTTTTAATCAAGAATGCCTAAAGGAATTATTAGAATTCAATTCTAACTCAAGATTAACAAGAATTACAATGAACAAAAAAATTATGGCAGGGTTTCAAGAAAACTTTGAGTATTATAAGCAGATAACAAACAACTGTTTACAATATGCTGTAGATTGTAATTTTATAGAAATAGATGATGATCTAAGTGTTAAAGTAAAAGTCGCAAATAACGAAATGACAAACGTCATTGACCCATCTTTAAATAATAGTATGAGATTGGCTTCAAGACTTCATAAAATTTTCACTCTAGATGTATTAAATATCTATATACAATTTGGAGTTAAACACTTATGA